In one window of Solanum pennellii chromosome 2, SPENNV200 DNA:
- the LOC107009146 gene encoding protection of telomeres protein 1b-like isoform X3, with protein sequence MPGLHLARKLISSASLSKPVFPRNPGARMKTHGPDIYALFNKKFSSFAIFDGKNDSNILPYQCSSKYHAREQDKKFILGLMKWLVDHKIDTDLTDLHSLKEIREGERFNLICKIVHVCEVEKDKWMLLVWDGMDTPPVTIKTKLEEEMENPLPLQPVAFTLERDILCTLPPLGTVLWVAVDRCNEKLGFNFLKSNRWVKLINIRCELHAALWRAVLMPFTKVCYLSDEDDIVLQRMRQYDERRKSKLGWMPSSSFPWPSDITETDYPNVPFVSLMRALANPKVIGKFHCVVRVVAAFPWLAEHFRSPSGVYRIRLTLEDPTARIHAYLYKEDAEKFFDGYPSVYTLTKKRNLLLGTSEGDDDSEMNDHFRNPPWIRCCLKSYHIDDNDVWGSRNFRIFATTLKA encoded by the exons ATGAAAACTCATGGACCCGATATTTATGCTTTGTTCAACAAGAAGTTCTCTTCATTTGCAATATTTGACGGAAAGAATGATTCAAATATCCTCCCTTATCAATGTTCTTCTAAGTACCATGCTAGAGAGCAAGACAAGAAATTTATACTGGGTTTGATGAAGTGGTTGGTTGATCACAAGATTGATACAG atttgaCTGATTTACATTCATTGAAAGAGATCAGAGAAGGAGAACGTTTCAACTTGATCTGCAAG ATTGTTCACGTATGTGAAGTTGAAAAAGACAAGTGGATGCTTCTCGTATGGGATGGCATGGATACTCCACCAGTCACTATCAAAACAAA GCTAGAAGAAGAAATGGAAAACCCACTTCCATTGCAGCCTGTGGCCTTCACTTTGGAAAGAGATATTCTCTGTACCTTGCCACCTCTTGGAACTGTCTTGTGGGTAGCCGTTGATCGTTGCAACGAGAAACTTGGCTTTAACTTTCTCAAGAGCAATCGGTGGGTGAAACTTATTAACATTAGATGTGAACTTCATGCAGCATTGTGGCGTGCTGTCCTAATGCCCTTTACTAAGGTTTGCTACTTATCTGATGAAGATGACATCGTTTTACAGCGCATGAG GCAGTACGATGAGCGTCGTAAATCCAAATTGGGATGGATGCCTTCGTCAAGCTTTCCTTGGCCATCTGACATAACAG AGACCGACTACCCTAATGTACCTTTTGTCTCCTTGATGAGAGCTCTGGCTAATCCAAAG GTCATAGGTAAATTCCACTGTGTAGTTCGAGTGGTAGCGGCATTTCCTTGGCTAGCTGAACATTTCCGTTCCCCTTCTGGGGTTTATAGGATCAGGTTGACCCTAGAGGATCCAACTGCAAGAATCCATGCATATCTGTATAAAGAGGATGCG GAAAAGTTTTTTGACGGCTACCCCTCTGTTTATACATTAACAAAAAAGAGGAATTTGTTGCTTGGAACTTCTGAAGGCGATGATGATAGTGAAATGAATGATCATTTTAGAAATCCACCCTGGATCAGGTGTTGCTTGAAGTCTTACCATATCGATGACAATGATGTCTGGGGAAGTAGGAACTTTCGAATTTTTGCTACCACTCTGAAAGCATAG